A single window of Sporosarcina sp. Marseille-Q4943 DNA harbors:
- the metG gene encoding methionine--tRNA ligase, with protein sequence MSVFIGGAWPYANGSLHLGHIAALLPGDILARYYRLKGEKVLYASGSDCNGTPISIRANAEGVSVKEIADRYHTEFIVCFSRLGFSYDIYTRTDGRFHHQVVRNVFLTLLDRGLIFKKEVEQTYCEFDARFLPDRFVEGICPHCGSRARGDQCDNCGSILDPLDLTERTCKLCGNEPTVRKTEHFYFKLSAFQDELDKYVASAKSEKRWRDNAIHQSERYLREGLRDRAASRDLANGVGIPVRGYEDKKVYVWIEAVTGYYSASQEWAALNRVDFEEFWNVDTISYYVHGKDNIPFHTIIWPAILMGIGKEDALPTRVISNEYLTLEKRKLSTSQNWAVWVPDILDRYHPDSVRYFLTANAPENRDADFSWREFIYSHNSELLGAYGNFVNRTLKFIEKSYGGVVPDGEINGDIKKTVVELYRIVGERIETGHFKEAIETIFDFIRRANKYFDDEKPWIQIKENEAACEQTMATCVYIIANLAQLLSPFLPFSSEDVGRMLGVRKFEWREIQLGGGALVDVKPLFERIDVGQIEVELKSLKERSVGVN encoded by the coding sequence ATGAGTGTGTTTATCGGAGGGGCTTGGCCGTATGCGAATGGGTCGCTGCATCTTGGCCATATTGCGGCGTTGCTGCCGGGTGATATTTTGGCGAGGTATTACCGGTTGAAAGGTGAAAAGGTCCTTTATGCTTCGGGAAGTGATTGCAACGGGACCCCTATTTCAATCCGGGCGAATGCCGAAGGAGTGTCTGTCAAAGAAATTGCAGACCGTTATCACACGGAATTTATCGTTTGTTTTTCAAGATTAGGATTCTCGTATGACATATACACGCGGACAGATGGGAGGTTTCATCATCAAGTTGTCCGCAATGTATTTTTAACGTTATTGGACCGCGGATTAATTTTCAAAAAGGAAGTGGAACAGACGTATTGCGAGTTTGACGCGCGTTTTCTTCCGGATCGATTCGTCGAGGGGATTTGTCCGCATTGCGGAAGCCGGGCACGAGGCGATCAATGCGACAACTGCGGTTCCATTTTAGATCCACTTGATTTGACGGAGCGCACATGCAAGCTTTGTGGGAATGAACCGACTGTACGGAAGACGGAGCATTTTTATTTCAAACTAAGTGCTTTTCAAGATGAACTTGATAAATATGTTGCGAGCGCAAAGTCTGAAAAGAGATGGCGTGACAATGCGATTCACCAATCCGAACGTTATTTACGAGAAGGACTTCGTGACCGGGCAGCTTCAAGGGATTTGGCGAACGGCGTCGGAATACCTGTCAGAGGTTATGAGGATAAGAAAGTGTATGTATGGATTGAGGCAGTTACGGGATATTATTCCGCGAGCCAGGAATGGGCCGCTTTGAACCGTGTCGATTTCGAGGAGTTTTGGAATGTAGATACGATTTCCTATTACGTGCATGGCAAAGACAACATCCCTTTCCATACGATCATTTGGCCCGCCATCCTTATGGGCATTGGAAAGGAGGACGCATTGCCGACCCGTGTCATTTCAAATGAATATTTGACGTTGGAGAAGCGGAAATTGTCGACGAGCCAAAACTGGGCGGTTTGGGTGCCGGATATTCTTGACCGTTATCATCCCGATTCGGTGCGATATTTTTTAACCGCAAATGCGCCAGAAAACCGGGATGCCGATTTCTCATGGCGCGAGTTCATTTATAGCCATAACTCGGAGCTGTTAGGCGCTTACGGGAATTTCGTAAATCGAACATTGAAATTTATCGAGAAGTCGTATGGCGGGGTTGTGCCGGATGGCGAGATTAATGGGGATATTAAAAAGACTGTTGTGGAGCTATACCGTATTGTCGGCGAGCGCATCGAGACGGGGCATTTTAAAGAAGCGATCGAAACGATATTCGATTTCATCCGCCGGGCTAATAAATACTTTGATGATGAAAAGCCTTGGATACAGATCAAGGAGAACGAGGCAGCATGCGAGCAGACAATGGCGACATGTGTCTATATCATTGCCAATCTGGCACAACTCCTCTCCCCTTTCCTGCCGTTTTCAAGCGAGGACGTGGGGAGGATGTTGGGAGTGAGGAAATTTGAATGGAGAGAAATTCAGCTTGGCGGTGGAGCTTTGGTTGATGTAAAACCATTGTTTGAACGGATTGATGTCGGGCAGATTGAGGTGGAATTGAAAAGTTTGAAGGAACGATCTGTAGGTGTGAATTAA
- a CDS encoding ABC transporter ATP-binding protein — protein sequence MIVQVDGLKKRYKKDWVLKGIDIKIEEPQIIALVGPNGSGKTTLLNCMTNLLSFNEGRVEILGKSNKDPSLFYEISYLQDNRILYGNLTAYDHLKFICRVQKLPVSRIQEVAERVGMTSYLKRRVRNFSLGMKQHLLLAMVILNKPKLLLMDEPLNGLDPTSAINMRTILLELFKEGTTIIISSHNLDEIDRLTNTIYFMKDGALLKESLEEITVIHYELTVSDLAKAKEILEEVGLTFTINEEGQLGFKETDVPLQTIIGLLYGNGIDIQHIENHKAGAEKRYRELFEERATV from the coding sequence ATGATTGTCCAAGTAGACGGTTTGAAAAAACGATATAAGAAGGATTGGGTGTTGAAGGGAATTGATATCAAAATTGAGGAGCCGCAAATAATAGCGCTTGTCGGGCCGAATGGCTCGGGGAAGACGACGCTCTTGAACTGCATGACAAATCTATTGTCGTTCAATGAAGGTAGAGTCGAAATTCTTGGGAAATCAAACAAGGATCCGTCCCTCTTCTATGAGATTTCCTATTTGCAGGACAACCGGATCCTCTACGGGAATTTGACGGCATACGATCATTTGAAGTTCATTTGCCGTGTGCAAAAACTGCCGGTGTCCCGCATCCAAGAAGTTGCTGAAAGGGTAGGGATGACAAGTTATTTAAAGAGGCGTGTCCGCAATTTTTCGCTCGGAATGAAACAACATTTATTGCTCGCAATGGTCATTCTAAACAAACCGAAGCTGCTGCTCATGGACGAGCCGTTGAATGGCCTTGATCCGACAAGCGCCATCAATATGCGAACTATTTTATTGGAATTGTTCAAGGAAGGGACGACAATTATCATCTCGTCGCATAATCTTGATGAAATCGACCGGTTGACGAATACGATCTACTTCATGAAGGACGGTGCTTTATTGAAGGAGTCGCTGGAAGAGATCACCGTCATTCATTACGAGCTGACCGTCAGTGATCTGGCGAAGGCGAAAGAAATTTTGGAAGAAGTCGGACTGACTTTCACGATAAATGAGGAAGGTCAATTGGGCTTCAAGGAGACGGATGTCCCGTTGCAAACAATCATCGGTTTATTGTACGGGAATGGAATTGACATCCAACATATCGAAAATCATAAAGCCGGAGCGGAAAAGCGGTATCGTGAGTTGTTTGAAGAGAGGGCAACAGTATGA
- a CDS encoding ABC transporter permease, which yields MMQFAFELRKVIFSKKLLYVYLFIFLGVALLFIRNVTFQPYIEKEENERIGALIQQSQSLNRMYTAALENNPDDEETNKLRLINSSMLTKLYEIRAIDMEKWKNKLPIENAFLEETLHFKEQGGEYDLPVGEINKMLAKNHKHLSENVKPRHATYGIALPNFLKLVVDLFMNFGAIIILVILIGEIMTSEFETHSINFLYTQPVNKGNIITGKFFSSILVYFLTVIVLLTATVLVGLFGFKGKYHYPIMIERNGEIDFITIVQYVGQGLTVISVTAIMVIALLLVYSLLFKHTLSTIFALLATLVAGYGLSAFIKWPFFFWLNPFQYLLPEERLLVRNGTDWYQGIPVILLVTVVLFFIARMKIETSRVN from the coding sequence ATGATGCAGTTTGCTTTTGAGCTGAGGAAGGTCATCTTCAGCAAGAAACTGCTGTATGTATACTTGTTCATCTTCTTGGGTGTCGCGCTTCTCTTCATTCGGAATGTGACGTTCCAGCCGTATATTGAAAAAGAGGAAAATGAACGGATTGGTGCACTCATTCAACAATCGCAAAGTCTGAATCGGATGTATACCGCTGCGCTGGAAAATAACCCGGACGACGAGGAGACGAATAAGTTGCGGCTCATCAACTCTTCTATGCTGACGAAATTGTACGAAATCCGGGCCATTGACATGGAAAAATGGAAAAACAAATTGCCGATTGAAAATGCATTTTTAGAGGAAACGCTCCATTTCAAGGAGCAGGGGGGAGAATACGATCTCCCTGTCGGGGAAATCAATAAAATGCTTGCGAAGAACCATAAGCATCTTTCCGAAAATGTCAAACCACGTCATGCGACATATGGCATCGCCTTGCCGAATTTCTTGAAGCTTGTCGTAGATCTGTTTATGAACTTCGGGGCGATCATCATTCTCGTCATTTTGATAGGGGAGATCATGACGAGCGAGTTTGAAACCCATTCCATCAATTTCTTGTACACGCAGCCGGTGAACAAAGGGAATATCATAACAGGCAAGTTTTTCAGTTCAATTCTTGTCTATTTCCTAACAGTTATTGTTTTACTAACGGCAACAGTGCTCGTCGGGTTGTTCGGATTTAAAGGGAAGTATCATTATCCGATCATGATTGAAAGGAATGGCGAAATCGATTTTATTACGATTGTGCAGTATGTGGGCCAAGGATTGACGGTCATCAGCGTAACCGCAATCATGGTAATCGCCCTCTTATTGGTGTATAGCCTGCTGTTCAAACATACTTTATCCACCATTTTTGCCTTGCTCGCGACGTTAGTGGCGGGCTATGGATTGTCCGCTTTCATTAAATGGCCATTCTTTTTCTGGCTGAACCCATTCCAATACTTACTGCCGGAAGAGCGCCTGCTTGTACGGAATGGAACCGATTGGTACCAGGGAATCCCTGTCATTTTGCTTGTGACCG